The DNA segment CGCTCAGGCGGCCAGTGCGGCGCCATCCCAGTGGCCGCTGACCAGCCCCAGCGGTTTTTTCAGCGCCCGCACCCAGGCGCAGTCCGGCCAGGCCTCCATCTGTACATTCATGCCGGCAAATACGCCGTAGCCGGGACCGGCGGCGATCTCCCCGTCGGCCTGCAGGGTCTCGCCCGTGCGGATGCTGCAGGCGGCGCGGATGTCGCCCAGCGCCTTGATGCCCCAACCCGCCTGGATGTGGTTGCCGCAGTCCAGGCTGTCCTGGGTGGCAATGCCATGGCCTGCGTCCAGCAGGCCCTGCACGGCAATGCGGCCGCCCGCGCGCAGGCCCTTGCCGCAGTGCAGGGCCCCCTGCACGTCCACTTCCTGGCCGATGTGGGCCTGTCCTTGCAGCGTCACATCGCCGCCGCAGCGCAGTTCCCAGCCGGTGCGCAGGTCTGCGGCGCGCAGGGCGCCTTGCACTTCCACGCTCCAGGCGGCCTTGATGGCATTGCCGGCCTGCAGCAGTTCGCCGCAGAAGATGGCGCCGCCGCTGTGGATGTTTTCCCCCGCTTCCAGCGTGCCGGCGCGTATGCCGCCGCCCACCTGCAGGCTGCGCCCCACCAGCAGTTGGCCGCTGACGCGGACATCGCCATGCACGATCAGCGTGCCGGCGTAGACCAGGTTATCGGCCTCCAGATGCTCCAGCTCCAGCACGGTGTTGGTGGGGCCGAAGTTCTCCAGCAGCCAGCGTGCGTCGTCCACGCGGCCGGCGGCCACCTGGGTGTCCATGGCCGCCTGGTAGTCGCCACCGCCCAGGTTGTTGCGCACAAACCAGCGGTACCCCATGGCGCAGGGGTTCTTGCCGCGCAAGAAAGTTTGGGTCAGTTCCATGTCCATTGTTCAACCTCGTCCATTCCGTGGGGGAAATGGGCGCGTGGCGCGGCCTGCGGGCGTGGTGGGGCCGTGGCTGCGCGCATGCGCCTTTGCATGTGCAAGTCGTGGAGGCCGTGCGGAGGAAAGGGACTGTGTGTGCCTTATGCCTTCCGCACGGCGGCGGAAAGCATGGCCGTAACGCCACTGAGGCTGACAAAGGCGGTCGGCACGCCATGGCGGCGGGTGTGCAGGGCACGCAGCACACAGGCACGCACTTGCGGCACTGCAGCAAGGGCAGCGCGGCGCAGGCGGGCAGAAAGGGGAAGGTGGGTGCAGACCATGGGGGGGGAAACTGCTGCAAATTATGCCCTGCCTGCTTTTTCGGCACGGGGCGCTGCGGTATCACTGTTACAAATCGGTCCGCCGATGACCGTCTGGGCGATACCTGCACCCGGACAGGTATTGCCTGCTTTGGGTAACATCACGGCCCTTGCGGGCGCGCGCACCGCTGGGGTGGCCGTTGTTTGTAACAACCGCACCGCCCGGCGTGTGTGCGCGGCATGCCACCGCGTTCCCTGTTTTTGCGGGTTGCAGTCTCCTTCCGGCCTTGGGTGCCGGTGGTTGTCCGCTGCAGCCGGCCCCTATTGCGCGCGACTGCGCACCCTGCCATGCCATCCAACCAGCCCCCTTCTTTCTTCAGCCGCATCGCGATTGCAATCGGCAGCTTCTTTGCCATTCTGGGCGACGGCCGCCTGGCGGCCGATGTGCGCCGCGTGCGCGCCGGCGAAGCCCTGGCCGCCGACGTCCAGCCCACGGAAGTGCGCGTTGAAGTGCCGGTCGAAAAGGTGGTGGAAGTCCGTGTGGAAGTGCCCGTGGAGAAGATCGTTGAAAAGACGGTCGAAAAGCGGGTGGAAGTGCCTGTCGAAAAGCTGGTGGAAAAACTGGTTGAGAAGACCATTGAGGTGCCCAACCACGCGGCCGCCCTGCAACTGCTGGGCCTGATGCAGCGGGAAGCCCGTTTTGTCGACTTCATCCAGGAAGATGTGGCGCCCTACACCGATGCGGAAATCGGCGCAGCCGCCCGGGTGGTGCACGAAGGCTGCCGCAAGGTGCTGCGCGAGCATTTCGCGATTGCCCCGGTGCGCAGCGAAGCCGAAGGCGCCCGCATCACATTGGAGGCGGGCTTTGACGCGGCCGCCGTGCGCCTGACCGGCAATGTGGTCGGCCAGGCTCCGTTCACCGGTACCCTGGGCCACCGTGGCTGGCAGGTCACCGAGGTGAAGCTGCCCCAGCTGACCGACAGCCAGGCCGCCAAGGTGCTGGCACAGGCCGAAGTGGAGCTGTAAACCATGAG comes from the Comamonas terrigena NBRC 13299 genome and includes:
- a CDS encoding DUF2760 domain-containing protein, translated to MPSNQPPSFFSRIAIAIGSFFAILGDGRLAADVRRVRAGEALAADVQPTEVRVEVPVEKVVEVRVEVPVEKIVEKTVEKRVEVPVEKLVEKLVEKTIEVPNHAAALQLLGLMQREARFVDFIQEDVAPYTDAEIGAAARVVHEGCRKVLREHFAIAPVRSEAEGARITLEAGFDAAAVRLTGNVVGQAPFTGTLGHRGWQVTEVKLPQLTDSQAAKVLAQAEVEL